DNA sequence from the Hippopotamus amphibius kiboko isolate mHipAmp2 chromosome 1, mHipAmp2.hap2, whole genome shotgun sequence genome:
TTGGGATATCTACTTAATCTAGATGCTATATGCACAAGCTGGAATTCAGTTAAATGGTAATACATTGGGATTGTTTGCTCTTGTGTAAAATAAATTGCAAACGGACTCATCTAACATTGACGATTGTGACCTGAATCtcagaaatgagaggaaaataataatagggGAATGGTTATATAAATTACAGTAGATCTATTTGATGGAATGTCCTTTATCTTGCAAATAGTggtactaatttttttttttttttttttggcacacaggcttagttgctccgcggcatgtgggatctttctggagctgggattgaacccgtgacctctgcattggcaggcggatttttaaccactgcgccacctaggaagcccagtggtACTGCTTTTTCACCAAATTATATTAGCAATAATGAAAGAGTCTGATTCACAATTAATTTAACCATTTTGTTCAAAATTCAAGAAGTCAAAGATGTCCACAATTACcacttccattccacattatacTGGAATGCAATAATGcaagaaaattaaatagaaaggtacaaagattggaaaggaagtagtGAAATTTGCAACAGCATAGGAAAAAAGGTACTCTCATACACTAAAGGTGACAGTATATATTGTTATATTCTCTCTGGAGAGAACTTTAGTAATATCTGTCAAACTTACAAAGTCACATTCACACTCAGAGGAAATTatactataaatattttcaattgtaAAATGACATATTACAAAGTTATTCACTACAGTGTTTCTCATAAcagcaaaagattggaaacaacaTAACTTTCCACCAGTAAATTATAGTACATGCATATCAGGGAAATTGTATAGCTCCCTaaagaaggaaaagcattttATATACTGATATAACATGATCGCCAAAATGTATGACTATGACACAATTTCTTGTCCATTCTAATTAATCTGGATACTTGGGTCCCAGATATTTGCTATTATGAGCAATACTGTTCTTATCTTCCTGTTGCTCAAGTGGTATTATTTCTATTGAGTATACATCCAGGATTAGAATTGCTAGATCActgtgtatgtgaatgttcagATTTGTAAGATCGAgcccaactgttttccaaaacgaTTATGCCCATTTATACTCTTACTATAACCATTTAAGGGTCCCCATTTATGCATATCCTCACCAATACACTACTGCATAAAATGATATCTCGTGGTTATAATTTATGCTTTTCTGATTCATAAATGCTCCAGGCTAATAAACAAAGATTGTCCAattgaataaaagacaaaatcctGTGTATTGTTTATAAAAGGCACACCTAAAAcatgaagacaggaaaaaaatggaaagtacaaaatagaaaaagatcacTCCTGGGTTTATACCCAAGAGacatgaaaatatatgttcacacaaGAACTTGTACACTAATGTtgatagtagcattattcataatagccccaaagtggaaaacaaatagctgaaaagtggaaacaaatgGCTGTTAACTAacgaatggacaaacaaaatgtgtgtCCAAACAATGCAATGTTATTCtgacataaaaaggaacaaagcactgatacatgctacatcaCAGAGAAACTTTGAGTAAAGTTATGCTCatagaagccagacacaaaatactACAAATTGtataatcccatttatatgaaatgtccagaataagcaaagccatgaagaaagaaagtagattagtgataaCCAGGGGCTTTGCAGAGGGGAAATATGAGTCATTGCttaagggtacaaagtttctttcTTGAGTGATGAAAATCAACTTTTGAAATAAATCATCCTATGAAAAAGCAAAGACTTAATAGCCATAAATGGCTAAAAACCAGAATGTAATAAATGtaatacatcttaaaaatataaaaataaaagtacttttaATAGAACGTGGAAGAAGGAAATGGGGAAGTAGAGGGTAGAGGACTCAAGAGATACTGTCTATACTTTATGGAACCAGAGATAGAGATTTAAGTATTTAAGTTATAAggcaatcaaaagaaaaattaaaataaggatACAACTCTGTGGGGGTACAAGTGAACTTCAGCATAATCTTTCATAATGAAACTCCATAGATAATGTCTAACGTGAGAAGACACAGCATAACtgcctttgaaaaagaaaaaaagtacggAGATAACCACTGAAAACTAAATcctgaaatagttaaaatggttaCTTGTAGGGTAATAGAAATGGGGTAGATAATATTGCTTTTCATTATTAGTCTCCTCTACATTActgatttctttaaaagtatGCAATGTGGGGGCGTTCCCGCTTTGGTCGCCGGGATTCCGGCAGGTCCCGCCGTGGCGCGCGCTGGAGCTGGTGCGACGGCATGGGCTGGTCTCGGGACGTGCTCCGCGTCCTGTGGAGAGCGCTGTCAAAGGAAGTGAAGCAGCAAGTGGGCACAGGCCGGTTCGGGAACAGATACTACTATATCCCGGAGCACAAGAACTGGAGAGGACAAACTATTCGAGAGAAAAGAATTGTAGAAGcagcaaataaaagagaaatagactatGAAGCAGGGGATATCCCAACAGAATGGGAAGCTTGgatcagaaaaacaagaaagactcCGCCTACTGTGGAGGAAATAATGAAGagtgaaaaatacacagaagaaattaaaatgaaagacaaagattgttatgaagaagaaaaactcCTTAGAGAAGAGAGCAACAAGGAACTCGTGACTCCACCAGTTCAAACTCAGATTAAAGGGCATGCCTCTGCTCCGtactttggaaaagaagaaccttcagtggctcccacCAGCACTGGTAAAACCTTTCAGCCgggatcctgcgtgccacaagaCGGCAAGAGCCACAATCAGTGAATGCACTGTAGTaacatcatttcatttatatgtgtgtgactattttaacaaataaaaacaaaaggttactttgtaaaaaaaaaaaaagtatgcaatgtgtgtgtgtgagagagagagaatgacagagacagaaagagggagaaaaaggtgAACATTTCAGGATGAATATATAATTGCCAATATGCAGAAAATTATTAGGAGGAGGTCCTTATTTTAAACAATGCATGCAGAATTTAAACAGGAACAGATTTGCAAGATCTTTTTGCCATCAAGAAACCTTGGGATATTTATGCTGATATTCCAATCCCCTGGGTATATTACAGTCCAGCTACAATTTATTGTCTCAGACGTAAGCAGGTTTGAGGTATTTATCAAATAGTAAAGTTTAAATCTCAAGTATCTACATgtaaatgtgtattttactagACATATATAACTATTCATGTGCtaattcatttcctcatttgcCATTAAACCTTGGTCAGCCATCAGATTTTCTATAATAGCGACAAATGCCCCTTTGAGGAAAACAAGTCAGTAGTGATATATGTGTTTCTGCCTCCAGCAGGAACTTGTATTCTCTGCCTAGATTATTACAACAGAAAAGCACATAGCATGGCTGTGACATGACTGGGGAGTCAGCTTCCCAcagtcaaaagaaaacaaaacaaatacaatctCAGAATACATACTTGACTTCTGGGGAAATCAATCTTCCAAAGGAGGACAACTACATGAATGACTATAAACCTCCAAAGAGACTTAAATTCAATTCCAATTTTAGTTGTACATTCCAGCAAATACTTACACAGTAGAGACAGCAACAGCAATCTATTCATATGTcaagagtgagaaaaaaatgtttttgaagaataCTTACCACAGTCAGTGGATGCAAGAGCTGACATGCCCAAAGTTCGTGTATCAGCTGTACGTGGATTGCTGGGAGAATTGTTTTCAG
Encoded proteins:
- the LOC130851614 gene encoding NADH dehydrogenase [ubiquinone] 1 alpha subcomplex assembly factor 2-like; protein product: MGWSRDVLRVLWRALSKEVKQQVGTGRFGNRYYYIPEHKNWRGQTIREKRIVEAANKREIDYEAGDIPTEWEAWIRKTRKTPPTVEEIMKSEKYTEEIKMKDKDCYEEEKLLREESNKELVTPPVQTQIKGHASAPYFGKEEPSVAPTSTGKTFQPGSCVPQDGKSHNQ